The genomic segment ttttgaccCGTATTTGGTGTAGCACTAGTGGTCCAACGATAAGTTTTATTTGCATAACTCTAGTGAGCTCGGtgatttaaattcaatgttttttgATCTAAggaatatttcattttgtggGTGATATGTGATCTTAATTTTTCTAGCACTGAAACtatattttcgaaataaaaCCTTCAATGCAATGGATTTTACAAAATCAGTAGTATCttgtaatatagaaaataaaaatcttacacaataaatattatattaagactataatattatacatttatacctaataagttGAAGTGGTAAAGTACTATGATACTTACTAACCAATAAATTACAGTTTATTCAAGGGTCGCCAACCACACTAATCGATTTTTAGAGAAATATTTGTCGAtcgtacatatttaaaattaattataacaatatcagtttatcaaataatcttaaacacaCTTCCacgctaggtacctatattttatacaaagaaaagtatttattagcaaagaaaaatataaaatttttttatggagaaataatacaagaagaatattattatacaataaatgtacaataggtattatattgtgctgcaaataataagataaataatatacctaaataaataggGGTCAACCACCagatacttaaaaaatttaatgtagtTGACTTGTTGGAAAAGGTTGGTGACTTAATGGCTGGTTTATTTCATGATATGTTCTTAAATCTAATATGTATTTCTTCtgccaatttatattttaaattcggtattttatactttttgtataaatattaaattttattttaatcacatattataagaCTTGTTATAAAAGTAGCAACTAGaacattatagtataggtactcctacaataatattttttcgagtATCGATGCTCGCGGTTTTTCCATCACAAATACGTCAGTCCTAGTTTGTCAACCATAAGTCAGTGGTACAGGTTGGGAGTGAAcggtgattattattttactgcagATAGTAATAGCCCTTCTTTAATTCTTCCAGTTATCaacctataacctattattagattatacaattataattctcTCTGATATCATGACAACGCAGAAAGAAAATAACGCACCTGTCATTTTGTCGCGTGTCCGACAGGTCAGCACTATCAGCAACAGCCGCAGGTCCGTCGGCTATCCAAGCAGGGCAGCAGTTCCATGGACGCGGCGGCAATCCACGTGCACACGTCCGAGTGCGCGCACTTCATACCACCGCCGCCGTCGCACCACTCGGTGGCCAACGGCGGCGTCGGCTCGCCACGGGCAGGCAGTCCGGCCCGAGGTCCGTCCGTCGTCGACGGGATGCTTCCGCCGCCACCACTGCACAGCATGCCGATGCAGCACCAGGCCACGGCCGACCACCACGGGTTCGAGTGCGACTTCCACTGTTGCGCGCTGCATGAAGAGGGCCGCCGGATCGCCGTGCACAAGTCGGTGGCCACGTCGCCGATACAGGAGTGCCACCAcgcgccaccgccgccgctgcAGACGCAACAGCAACCAACGCAGCCGCTACAACCGCCGCCGTCCACCGGCCAGCCCGCGTCGTCCTCGCTGTCGGACGGAACGCGCCGCGCGTCGCCCAAGGGCCACGTCCGATTCCTAGACCCGGCCGGGTCACCGCCGATGCCGCCTCCGCCGTTGCTGCCACCGTCGCCTCCCGCGTCGCCAGCGCGCCGGCAGCAACCACCACCGCCACTGCAGTCTCTGCCTCCGCCACTGCAGCTGCAGCACCGGTCCGACAGCTCCGATTCCGAGACGGAGACCACCGTCATCGAAGACGACTCGATGACCAGCGAGAAGTTCCTGTTGCTCATTGACCAGCTGGTCGACAAACAGGACAGGCACCTGACAGTCAAGGACATCGGCATCATACTGGAACGGCTCAACTCGAAAATCGTGGACGTCGAGCGGTTGGACCGCGACTACGAGGCCACTGACTGCTACAACTGGACTATCAAGGCGACCATCAGGGGTGACGTGCTTCAGGAGTACGGAATCATATACAACGGCAACTACTACGGCATATCCGAACATCCGGGATACCGACAGAACGACGAGGAGCTGCCCAACGAGGACGACGAGGAAGTGCTAGACGACGACGATGAAGGTGACAACGGTGGCGGTGCCAGCACATCGGCCGCAGTCAGCAGCGGTGGAGCCAGTAGAGAGGTTGAGATCCGCTTGCACAGACGTCGTGCTGACGAAGaggttaacatttaaatatatatatatactatttataatcacaCGTTGTTACACGCACATGTGCccgcacaaacacacacacatcacacacacacacacacacacacacacacacacacacacacacacacacacacacacacacacacacacacacacacacacacacacacacaggttTGACTTGGCGATAACATGCTAGGTGGtgcagaaattaaatattttgaaaataggaATGTGAATCGAAGAAACTGCCATCGATAAGACTAAATTGCATTGAACTAACTAATAAttggtaatacaaataataggtacaatcgTGGATTATTCTTTTGCCACTAATTGCTCACGCCCCGGTCCTCTGATGTTGCGACGTTTCATTTCGCCCCTCGAATTATCACGCCACTCCTCCCCTGTGCATGCGCGCGCAGACAGGCACATAAACACACAAAACACACACACGTATACACACAAATACACGCACACAGCACACgtatacacacaaacacacacacacagacaaacaaacaaacacacCCACAGTGTGTATATTACCGTGCCACATTCACGGTTATTTGTTGTTTGACCTCCCGAGGTTAGAGTTATGAAAACCATggggaaaatataatatgacgtgtgacaagaaattattatttttcttttctttcaaCAGTGCCAATGAACGCGCctgattatatgtattattattattattataattatttgtattattattattattatttgtaattctccTAACTCCGAACCAGCCATAACTATACTATACGATAATCGTTATACTACGTGATGATAACGATATTACGATGTGCGCCTACgcggtgtattattattattgttattgtttttttatgctGTTGTGCGCCTGTTGAGCgccaaacaatattttcacgtttTACCTGTCGCAGTCGGTTCGCCGCCTCTATAGCATAACATACCACCTCAGACACGCGACGGGTTTCGTTTATTGtgtttccaataataataataaaaataatatgtttagttttttgtttCCACGACCGCCGTCGTGACTgccacaatatacatattattattatatgcatctacacatacacacacaaacacacacatacatgtGCATTACACACATTTACCGAGTcgtaaaagttttattttcaggagaaaaaaaaacaacaaaactgTTTGTCTAAACGTCTAACCCGAGGTATTTTTCGATACCGACATACACGCTCTGTCAGTgtccttttaaaaaaaagacagtTTCAGCTTAGGAGTTTTCGTTTGTTTagatgaaacataataatacagaaaAGTATATTGCGTACTCcgcatttaatataaaaattatctttttatgaaatttacttATACGCACGATATAAACGTCGTCATTTATGCGTATaccatcatcattattattactataattattattattatcacaataatattatcattattgtttatattattattatgatgataagtattattatttttttttatgataattattattattactattaaggattattattattattaaatataatatattacaatatattataattgttattgctGCGAACTGTACAGGAGccttatttttgaaaatatatataagtacaatttgttattttgtatccTTTCAAAAAAAAGGCTATGCAGTTTTCCAAATGTCACGTAACAAAGGTGTTAAAAATTAGGTCATTgtgttaaatatacaattttagtacctatttgaaaGACAATGTTTAAATGCCAAAAACAACCTAAATCTCaggtttgtatttaatttgtaaatggtGATATTGTCTGAgaagatacaaaatataattttgattcttaagattatttgaaattGGTATACGAAAAATTGGCAAAATGTAAATAGAAATCAGTGATAAAACAATGAAACCAATATAGACGAAAAACAATAGGTGATGTATAAAGCAAATAATCgcgatttgtattaatttttataattattttcaacggTCTTACTCATAATGTCGTTTCACTTGGCTAGGTTATTTATTTGAGGTACCCAATTGGTTACTTAAGTAACGTAAGCAGTCGCAAACCTAaaactgcattttttttttcttattaacagtgtttaaaattgtaataattttttttttatcataatgaccgaatataatatattatgtagtagacgaacaaaaagtttttaaagaattaataaaatagcaaCAAAAATACCATCTAtggtaattattgtattttatataattttaactggATCATCTTGTGAACTTAAAGCTAACTGTTTCGTTTGTTCGTCTCATtcttttgtttcaaattttgttaTCTTGTGTACATCGGAATGTTTGTCAGAAGAATCTGTATTTAATTCAGTAATTGTGTACACTCTTGTATTAATGCTATGTATTTGCAATTGTTCGGAAGCATATTTTCTTGcgatctttatattattttctaatgaaTCCACCATGCTTAAAATTCtccatctaaaaataatatattttatttcgtttctCAAAGATATTTGAATaagaaaatacttataaaatgcatttatattaatataatgtttattaatagaTACACCTACGTACATTGTACGACagtcaaataatatgtataaatgtataattatataaaacagaaaTAACGCAGGTAAATAAACTATTTCGAATGAAATTGTTTGgatattaactacctacctacctatagcttATTTAGCTATTTTGGGTTTCATTATCTCTTTTAAATTTGCATTCATtcgtttatgataaaaataaaattgatccCAAACGCAAAATATGTCTTTTAAGTCTTTGagtaaaacgtaattttattacCATACTATGTTATACGCTAGGTATCGGTGTTTCTTATGCCCAAAACACTATTTTTCTATAgtcatacaaaaattaaaaaataaatagaagaaaatgttaggtaatttattaattattatatttatattatattaaaata from the Acyrthosiphon pisum isolate AL4f chromosome X, pea_aphid_22Mar2018_4r6ur, whole genome shotgun sequence genome contains:
- the LOC100169054 gene encoding uncharacterized protein LOC100169054 isoform X1; this encodes MAREESRGKRPFKIWDGFRNIRKSLLASSLKDLEIRGKEKLNIAPNEPVRLVLETDGTQIEDPEYFKTLPNNTTVLLLRNEEYWYPAEVDAIKTAIAAIPKIVCETIHALELQDETPSWKIMDNKGRVTVVLHWDQRNQTYRGSSNTGGGGMDTSPSKKTTAHQQNGVGGLLMVNNGSLKREPNQVIQQQQLQSTPTVYRHGSAPQITVIHHDAIPPSMNDGSSQHYQQQPQVRRLSKQGSSSMDAAAIHVHTSECAHFIPPPPSHHSVANGGVGSPRAGSPARGPSVVDGMLPPPPLHSMPMQHQATADHHGFECDFHCCALHEEGRRIAVHKSVATSPIQECHHAPPPPLQTQQQPTQPLQPPPSTGQPASSSLSDGTRRASPKGHVRFLDPAGSPPMPPPPLLPPSPPASPARRQQPPPPLQSLPPPLQLQHRSDSSDSETETTVIEDDSMTSEKFLLLIDQLVDKQDRHLTVKDIGIILERLNSKIVDVERLDRDYEATDCYNWTIKATIRGDVLQEYGIIYNGNYYGISEHPGYRQNDEELPNEDDEEVLDDDDEGDNGGGASTSAAVSSGGASREVEIRLHRRRADEEVNI
- the LOC100169054 gene encoding uncharacterized protein LOC100169054 isoform X2; translation: MAREESRGKRPFKIWDGFRNIRKSLLASSLKDLEIRGKEKLNIAPNEPVRLVLETDGTQIEDPEYFKTLPNNTTVLLLRNEEYWYPAEVDAIKTAIAAIPKIVCETIHALELQDETPSWKIMDNKGRVTVVLHWDQRNQTYRGSSNTGGGGMDTSPSKKTTAHQQNGVGGLLMVNNGSLKREPNQVIQQQQLQSTPTVYRHGSAPQITVIHHDAIPPSMNDGQHYQQQPQVRRLSKQGSSSMDAAAIHVHTSECAHFIPPPPSHHSVANGGVGSPRAGSPARGPSVVDGMLPPPPLHSMPMQHQATADHHGFECDFHCCALHEEGRRIAVHKSVATSPIQECHHAPPPPLQTQQQPTQPLQPPPSTGQPASSSLSDGTRRASPKGHVRFLDPAGSPPMPPPPLLPPSPPASPARRQQPPPPLQSLPPPLQLQHRSDSSDSETETTVIEDDSMTSEKFLLLIDQLVDKQDRHLTVKDIGIILERLNSKIVDVERLDRDYEATDCYNWTIKATIRGDVLQEYGIIYNGNYYGISEHPGYRQNDEELPNEDDEEVLDDDDEGDNGGGASTSAAVSSGGASREVEIRLHRRRADEEVNI